A genomic stretch from Bradyrhizobium sp. 195 includes:
- a CDS encoding GreA/GreB family elongation factor: MGSQVRYCDDTTGEVRDVVLVYPHEADITLKRISVLPPIGAALIGLRLAKARKEASPGRSRLQGRIARPSLFCPTGTM, translated from the coding sequence ATGGGCTCGCAGGTGCGGTACTGCGATGACACGACTGGTGAGGTACGGGACGTGGTGTTGGTGTATCCGCACGAAGCGGACATAACACTAAAGCGCATCTCGGTTCTTCCGCCGATCGGAGCTGCGTTGATCGGCCTTCGGTTGGCCAAGGCACGGAAGGAGGCGTCTCCTGGACGCTCCCGACTACAAGGGAGAATCGCGAGGCCTTCGCTTTTTTGTCCGACCGGAACGATGTAG
- a CDS encoding amino acid ABC transporter permease, producing MTPHFGLPEFGFLLRGLQWTMLLTLVAFVGGCTAGLAIALLRTCGHRGVEWVTRVYIGIFQGTPLLLQLFVVYYGLALTGLKLDAFTAVAIGFTVNASAFLGEIWRGAIQAVPRGQTEAAMALGLHYSSRMRDIVLPQAIRISLPATIGYLVQLIKGTSLAAIVGFIELARAGQIVSNQTFQPLLVFGVVGAMYFILCWPLSWWGGRMEARLALASQR from the coding sequence ATGACACCGCATTTTGGTCTTCCAGAGTTCGGCTTCCTGCTGCGTGGCCTGCAATGGACCATGCTGCTCACGCTGGTCGCGTTCGTAGGTGGCTGCACGGCGGGGCTCGCGATCGCATTGCTGCGCACCTGTGGCCACAGGGGCGTGGAATGGGTCACCCGCGTCTACATCGGGATATTCCAGGGCACTCCGCTGCTGCTGCAGCTTTTCGTCGTGTATTACGGATTGGCGCTGACCGGGCTGAAGCTCGACGCCTTCACGGCGGTAGCAATCGGCTTCACCGTGAATGCCTCCGCGTTTCTTGGCGAGATCTGGCGTGGCGCGATCCAGGCCGTGCCGCGCGGCCAGACCGAGGCGGCGATGGCGCTCGGATTGCATTATTCGTCCCGCATGCGCGATATCGTGCTGCCACAGGCGATCCGCATCTCGCTGCCGGCGACCATCGGTTATCTCGTGCAGCTCATCAAGGGCACCTCGCTCGCCGCCATCGTCGGCTTCATCGAGCTCGCCCGCGCCGGTCAAATCGTGTCGAACCAGACCTTCCAGCCGTTGCTCGTCTTCGGCGTGGTCGGCGCAATGTACTTCATCCTGTGCTGGCCACTCTCATGGTGGGGCGGTCGGATGGAGGCCAGGCTCGCCCTGGCCAGTCAAA
- a CDS encoding LLM class flavin-dependent oxidoreductase: MDIGIDSFAAILPDLATGAPPSATDRMAELLDEVEVADRVGLDVFGIGEHHRAEFLDSAPAIILAAAAARTRRIRLTSAVTVLSAADPVRVFQEFATLDLISKGRAELVVGRGSFGEAFPLFGLDTRAYDDLFAGKLDLFMHLGKTSHPRWQGRFRPELIGQGVFPRPYQERLPVWSGVGGTPQSFARAGVLGLPLMVAIIGGTFERFRPLVDLYYEAGARAGHDRATLKVGVHAMGFVAETNVAAGDAFFPGWAHLTETVGRERGWAPPTRAHFDAMAGPDGAFLVGDPTTVVAKIQKASAVLGGLSRITFQMSTALQDSAAMRRAIELLGNEVAPVARSIV; the protein is encoded by the coding sequence ATGGATATCGGCATCGACAGCTTCGCCGCCATCCTCCCTGATCTCGCGACTGGCGCGCCGCCGTCCGCCACCGATCGAATGGCCGAGCTTCTCGACGAGGTCGAGGTCGCAGACAGGGTCGGTCTCGACGTTTTCGGAATTGGCGAGCACCATCGCGCGGAGTTCCTCGACTCCGCGCCGGCGATCATCCTCGCCGCCGCGGCCGCACGAACCAGGCGAATTCGTCTGACCAGCGCGGTGACGGTGCTGAGCGCGGCCGATCCCGTACGCGTGTTCCAGGAGTTCGCTACGCTTGACCTGATCTCAAAGGGCCGGGCCGAGCTCGTCGTCGGCCGCGGATCCTTCGGCGAGGCCTTCCCGCTCTTTGGCCTCGACACACGCGCCTATGACGACCTCTTCGCCGGGAAGCTCGACCTGTTCATGCATCTCGGCAAAACCAGCCACCCGCGCTGGCAGGGGCGCTTCCGGCCGGAGCTGATCGGTCAGGGCGTGTTCCCACGTCCGTACCAGGAACGGCTACCCGTCTGGAGCGGCGTGGGCGGCACGCCGCAGTCGTTCGCGCGCGCCGGCGTGCTCGGTCTGCCGCTGATGGTGGCGATTATCGGCGGAACCTTCGAGCGCTTCCGCCCCCTCGTCGACCTTTATTACGAAGCGGGCGCGCGGGCGGGGCATGATCGCGCCACACTCAAGGTGGGCGTCCACGCGATGGGATTCGTAGCCGAAACCAACGTGGCGGCCGGCGACGCCTTCTTCCCCGGCTGGGCCCACCTCACCGAGACCGTCGGGCGCGAGCGGGGCTGGGCACCTCCGACGCGCGCGCACTTCGACGCCATGGCCGGCCCTGACGGCGCGTTCCTGGTAGGTGATCCGACGACAGTTGTGGCCAAGATCCAGAAGGCAAGTGCAGTCCTGGGCGGGCTCTCACGTATCACTTTTCAAATGAGCACCGCCTTGCAAGACTCCGCTGCGATGAGGCGCGCGATCGAGCTTCTTGGCAATGAAGTCGCTCCCGTCGCCAGGAGCATCGTTTGA
- a CDS encoding MaoC family dehydratase: MTDERYWDDAKVGDECVTPAVTVTEAMVNAYAELTGDFTPVHVDEEYAKTTPFGTRVAHGLFGLSLADGLKTRADYRFLPGMSLGWTWDFKLPIKLGDTVHVKFRVGSMRATKREGWGIVVLPSELINQRGEVVQLGEHRLMIPMRPKTGAAGEQA, encoded by the coding sequence ATGACCGATGAGCGCTACTGGGACGATGCCAAGGTCGGTGACGAATGCGTCACCCCCGCAGTGACGGTCACTGAAGCGATGGTGAATGCCTATGCCGAACTGACGGGTGATTTCACGCCTGTTCATGTCGACGAGGAATACGCCAAGACCACACCATTCGGTACGCGCGTCGCGCACGGGCTGTTTGGTCTGTCGCTGGCCGATGGTTTGAAGACCCGCGCCGACTACCGCTTCCTTCCGGGAATGTCGCTGGGCTGGACATGGGATTTCAAGCTGCCGATCAAGCTCGGCGACACCGTGCACGTGAAGTTTCGCGTCGGTTCAATGCGCGCCACGAAGCGGGAAGGGTGGGGCATCGTGGTGCTGCCCTCGGAGCTGATCAATCAGCGCGGCGAAGTGGTGCAACTCGGCGAGCATCGGCTGATGATTCCCATGCGCCCGAAGACCGGCGCCGCAGGAGAGCAGGCATGA
- a CDS encoding hydrolase, whose translation MSFRQGLGSLLRPEDSVLVLIDHQPYQLANLNSHDPQAVVNNTTALAKAAKVFGVPTILTSVIAGRGGLIFKHITDVFPDQKVIDRTFINTWEDKAVVDAVKATGRKQLVIAGLWTEVCVAMPAIQAAGEGWDVTVITDASGGTSVEAHEVAIQRMIGAGINMMTWLALAAEWQRDWARLKTAGPLTQVMIDHVGGSGVAYLWEQQLLNTPVPNEQSAGI comes from the coding sequence ATGAGTTTTCGCCAAGGTCTCGGTTCCCTCCTTAGACCGGAGGATTCGGTGTTGGTTCTGATCGACCATCAGCCCTACCAGCTCGCCAACCTGAACAGCCATGATCCTCAGGCAGTAGTTAACAATACCACTGCACTAGCCAAGGCCGCCAAGGTCTTCGGCGTCCCAACGATCCTGACGAGCGTCATTGCGGGGCGGGGCGGACTGATCTTCAAGCATATCACCGACGTCTTCCCAGACCAGAAGGTGATCGACCGCACCTTCATCAATACTTGGGAAGACAAGGCCGTCGTAGATGCTGTGAAAGCGACCGGACGTAAGCAGCTGGTCATAGCCGGCCTCTGGACAGAAGTCTGCGTCGCGATGCCGGCGATCCAGGCCGCGGGCGAAGGCTGGGATGTGACAGTGATCACCGACGCATCAGGAGGCACCTCGGTTGAGGCCCACGAGGTCGCCATTCAGCGCATGATCGGGGCCGGCATCAACATGATGACCTGGTTGGCCCTCGCAGCCGAATGGCAGCGCGACTGGGCGCGTCTCAAGACGGCTGGTCCGCTGACGCAGGTCATGATCGATCACGTTGGCGGCAGCGGCGTCGCCTACCTGTGGGAGCAGCAGCTGCTGAACACACCAGTGCCCAACGAACAGTCGGCAGGCATCTGA
- a CDS encoding LysR family transcriptional regulator, with translation MDIEELRTFVEVADAGSVTAAALRLGVSKSIISRRLARLEADLGIQLLARTTRGAGLTEAGITFREHAAKVCAEIDIARETILPAGKLRGNLRIAAPLTFGPTHFAPVIAELARLNPELQVRACYTDRFVDLIAEGFDCAIRIGHLADSNLLARKVGYTPAVYVATPEYIERHGAPETPEEFETHDVVMQGTETWLALDGDKLITLRPKGRFKADNAVALVAAALAGIGLAGIPKELIIEHLESSALVPVMKQYPPPSLGIYVVRPAGQHPARKVRALTEMMVECCEGLCRGIMLRETQRAR, from the coding sequence TTGGATATCGAGGAACTACGAACATTCGTTGAGGTCGCCGATGCTGGAAGTGTCACGGCAGCTGCGCTTCGTCTTGGCGTTTCCAAGTCAATCATCAGTCGGCGGTTAGCTAGGCTAGAGGCCGACCTGGGTATCCAGTTGCTCGCACGAACCACTCGTGGCGCTGGCCTGACGGAAGCTGGAATAACGTTTCGCGAACACGCCGCGAAGGTTTGCGCAGAGATCGACATTGCTCGAGAAACGATCCTGCCAGCGGGCAAACTACGCGGCAACTTACGGATCGCCGCTCCGCTGACCTTCGGCCCGACGCACTTCGCGCCGGTGATCGCGGAACTGGCGCGCCTGAATCCTGAGCTGCAGGTTCGCGCTTGCTATACGGACCGATTCGTTGATCTGATCGCGGAAGGATTTGATTGCGCCATCAGGATCGGTCACCTCGCCGACTCGAACCTGCTCGCCAGGAAAGTCGGATACACGCCAGCCGTATATGTGGCGACGCCTGAATACATCGAGCGTCATGGTGCTCCAGAAACCCCGGAAGAATTCGAAACTCACGACGTTGTCATGCAAGGGACTGAGACATGGCTGGCACTTGATGGCGACAAGCTGATCACACTGAGGCCGAAAGGGCGCTTTAAAGCGGACAACGCCGTCGCTCTCGTCGCCGCTGCTCTCGCGGGCATCGGGCTTGCAGGTATTCCGAAGGAACTTATCATCGAGCATCTCGAGTCCAGTGCGTTGGTCCCGGTGATGAAGCAGTATCCCCCCCCAAGTTTGGGCATCTACGTGGTACGGCCGGCCGGCCAACATCCAGCCCGAAAGGTGCGGGCGCTGACTGAAATGATGGTTGAATGCTGCGAGGGCCTCTGCAGGGGAATCATGCTGCGGGAAACTCAACGGGCGCGGTAG
- a CDS encoding ketopantoate reductase family protein yields MRICFIGAGALGSTIGGTLARGGAEVCLIDPFQAHVDAINAGGLRMLEGDAETVVKVSACTSANQAGIVADLVIVLVKSYHTRDAIRAAAPIIGPQTVVMSLQNGLGHEDILSEEVGRDRVMAGKTYVGGVLLGPGHVRSGVIGKETIIGELDGRLTERARRISETFNRAGILSLLSDNILGTMWDKLFINVAGGGITAVTGLTYGGLYSLSILEDCALAAISEGIAVAQAAGVKISIADPRRAWTMASAGLPPDFKTSMLQSLQSGNLTEVDYIHGSVVRWGVKLNVPTPVNSTLVALVKGLEYARSDYPGKA; encoded by the coding sequence ATGAGGATCTGCTTTATCGGAGCGGGGGCCCTAGGCTCGACCATCGGCGGCACGCTGGCGCGCGGTGGTGCCGAGGTTTGTTTGATCGACCCGTTTCAGGCTCATGTCGACGCGATCAATGCCGGCGGCCTACGGATGCTCGAAGGCGACGCCGAGACCGTTGTGAAGGTCTCGGCCTGCACCTCCGCGAACCAGGCCGGCATCGTGGCGGACCTCGTCATCGTCCTGGTCAAATCCTACCACACGCGCGATGCGATCCGGGCGGCCGCGCCGATCATCGGGCCGCAGACGGTCGTGATGTCGCTTCAAAACGGGCTTGGTCACGAGGACATTCTTTCGGAGGAAGTTGGTCGTGACCGGGTCATGGCAGGCAAGACCTACGTTGGCGGCGTGCTGCTTGGCCCCGGTCATGTTCGCTCCGGGGTCATCGGCAAGGAAACCATCATCGGCGAACTTGACGGACGCTTGACGGAGCGCGCACGGCGAATTTCCGAGACGTTCAATCGTGCCGGCATTCTCTCACTGCTCAGCGACAACATCCTGGGCACGATGTGGGACAAGTTGTTCATCAATGTCGCCGGAGGAGGGATTACCGCCGTTACCGGGCTGACTTACGGCGGTCTCTATTCGCTGTCGATCCTGGAAGATTGCGCGCTAGCCGCAATCTCCGAGGGCATCGCGGTCGCGCAGGCGGCCGGCGTGAAGATCTCGATTGCCGATCCGCGCCGGGCCTGGACGATGGCGTCTGCTGGACTGCCGCCCGACTTCAAGACGTCGATGTTGCAGAGCCTGCAGTCCGGCAATTTGACCGAGGTTGATTACATTCACGGCTCGGTCGTGCGCTGGGGCGTCAAGCTCAACGTGCCGACTCCCGTCAACTCGACCCTCGTCGCGTTGGTCAAAGGGCTCGAATACGCCCGCAGCGATTATCCGGGAAAGGCCTGA
- the aroE gene encoding shikimate dehydrogenase — protein MSDRYAVIGNPIGFSKSPFIHGAFARMTGQDLVYETIEGPLNGFNERVDQFRTEGAKGLNITAPFKLDAFAYANELSESAERAGAANCLKFDGDRVIAENFDGVGLVRDITVNLGVKMAGRRVLILGAGGAARGALFPFLRQEPSELVLVNRTLSKAVALAEEFAGCGPLIVSGYTELADLAVGYDVVVNATSASLRGEMPPLPGNVFRGAELAYELAYGKGLTPFLRAARAEGVAKLADGVGMLVEQAAEAFAWWRGVRPSTARVIAELTVPLS, from the coding sequence ATGAGCGATCGTTATGCGGTGATTGGCAATCCGATCGGCTTCAGCAAATCACCCTTCATCCATGGCGCTTTCGCCCGAATGACGGGACAGGACCTTGTCTATGAGACAATCGAGGGACCGCTCAACGGCTTCAACGAACGGGTTGATCAATTCCGGACAGAGGGCGCCAAGGGGCTGAACATCACCGCTCCGTTCAAGCTCGATGCCTTCGCCTACGCAAACGAACTTTCCGAGAGCGCCGAACGAGCAGGTGCCGCAAACTGCCTCAAGTTCGACGGCGATCGGGTCATTGCCGAGAATTTCGACGGAGTCGGACTGGTGCGTGACATCACCGTCAATCTCGGCGTCAAAATGGCAGGCCGGCGCGTTCTGATACTCGGCGCTGGAGGGGCCGCACGTGGCGCGCTGTTTCCGTTCCTGCGCCAGGAGCCGTCCGAGCTGGTTCTCGTCAATCGAACGCTGTCGAAAGCCGTGGCATTGGCGGAAGAGTTTGCGGGCTGCGGTCCCCTGATCGTCAGCGGCTACACTGAACTCGCCGATCTTGCCGTGGGTTATGACGTCGTGGTCAACGCGACATCGGCCAGCCTGCGAGGTGAGATGCCGCCACTTCCCGGCAACGTCTTCCGCGGTGCGGAGCTGGCGTACGAACTTGCCTACGGCAAGGGATTGACCCCCTTTCTGCGAGCGGCCCGCGCCGAAGGCGTAGCCAAGCTGGCCGACGGCGTCGGCATGCTGGTCGAGCAGGCGGCGGAAGCGTTTGCCTGGTGGCGCGGCGTGCGGCCGAGCACGGCTCGGGTCATCGCCGAACTGACCGTTCCACTGAGCTGA
- a CDS encoding amino acid ABC transporter permease: MGYTLDFSVVWHAMPALLWGCVGTLGLALAGMSLAMLIGVGGVAARDSKAAWLRGLVIGFVEVVRNTPFLVQIFFLFFALPLVGLKLNPTATAVIALGINGGAYAIEIIRGGVQSIHKGQVEAGYALGLHKGQVFRFIVLKPALRAIYPSLTGQFIMLTLTSSICSAVSAYELTSVAQRIESDTFRSFEVYFSVTFLYLAISWLLMLGFAVISHRFFSYPTR; encoded by the coding sequence ATGGGCTATACGCTCGATTTCTCTGTGGTTTGGCATGCAATGCCCGCACTGCTGTGGGGGTGCGTGGGTACGTTGGGCCTGGCGCTCGCCGGAATGTCGCTCGCGATGCTGATCGGTGTCGGAGGGGTCGCGGCACGCGATTCGAAGGCGGCGTGGTTGCGTGGTCTTGTGATCGGCTTCGTCGAGGTCGTGCGCAACACGCCTTTCCTGGTGCAGATCTTCTTCTTGTTCTTCGCCCTGCCGCTCGTCGGATTGAAGCTCAATCCGACGGCGACCGCCGTCATCGCGCTCGGTATCAATGGCGGCGCCTACGCCATCGAGATCATTCGCGGCGGCGTTCAGTCTATCCACAAAGGACAGGTGGAGGCCGGCTACGCGCTCGGACTGCACAAAGGGCAGGTGTTCCGTTTCATCGTGCTCAAGCCCGCGCTTCGCGCGATCTACCCCTCGCTGACGGGGCAGTTCATCATGCTCACGCTGACATCGTCGATCTGTTCGGCTGTGTCCGCCTACGAACTGACGTCGGTTGCACAGCGCATCGAGAGCGACACCTTCCGCAGCTTCGAGGTCTATTTCTCCGTCACCTTCCTCTATCTCGCGATCTCCTGGCTGCTGATGCTGGGCTTTGCGGTCATCTCTCACCGCTTTTTCTCATATCCGACACGCTGA
- a CDS encoding shikimate dehydrogenase, producing the protein MHPKSSFLVGLIGSGIAASRTPPMHEAAADAAGIRYLYKTIDLTELKLGVEALPELLTAAKRMGFDGLNVTHPCKQAIIPLLDELSPDAEALGAVNTVVVRNGRMTGHNTDWFGFAENFRRNMQAAPLGRVVQFGAGGAGAAVAFALMKLGVQELTIIDLDLAKAQSVVDALSPRFVERRLRAGQDVAACVAVADGIVNATPIGMDKYPGTPLPMALLRPDLWVAEIVYFPLETALLRAARALGCRTVDGGGMAIFQGTEAFRLFTGISPDPDVFFATFASLGG; encoded by the coding sequence ATGCATCCGAAGTCCAGCTTCCTCGTCGGCCTGATCGGCAGCGGCATCGCGGCGTCCCGCACCCCGCCGATGCACGAAGCGGCCGCTGACGCCGCCGGCATCCGCTATCTCTACAAGACGATCGATCTGACCGAGCTGAAGCTCGGAGTCGAAGCGCTGCCGGAATTGCTGACGGCGGCAAAGCGGATGGGCTTTGACGGGCTGAACGTGACCCATCCCTGCAAACAGGCGATCATTCCGCTCCTGGACGAGCTTTCGCCCGACGCAGAGGCGCTAGGCGCCGTGAACACCGTGGTCGTCAGGAACGGTCGAATGACCGGCCATAACACGGACTGGTTCGGCTTCGCGGAGAATTTTCGCCGCAACATGCAAGCTGCCCCGCTCGGCCGTGTCGTCCAGTTCGGCGCGGGCGGCGCAGGCGCGGCCGTGGCTTTCGCGCTGATGAAGCTCGGCGTGCAGGAACTGACGATCATAGACCTCGATTTGGCCAAGGCGCAGAGCGTGGTCGACGCATTGTCCCCTCGATTCGTCGAACGGCGCTTGAGGGCCGGCCAGGATGTCGCAGCTTGCGTCGCTGTCGCAGACGGAATCGTCAATGCGACGCCGATCGGTATGGACAAATATCCGGGCACGCCGCTGCCGATGGCCTTGCTGCGTCCCGATCTGTGGGTCGCCGAGATCGTCTACTTCCCGCTGGAAACCGCATTGCTGCGCGCGGCGCGTGCTCTGGGCTGCCGCACCGTCGACGGCGGTGGCATGGCGATTTTCCAGGGCACCGAAGCATTCCGCTTGTTCACGGGCATCTCACCCGATCCAGACGTCTTCTTCGCCACTTTTGCATCCCTGGGAGGGTGA
- a CDS encoding VOC family protein yields MSLPRAYVEHVAIRVRDVDHHVAFFREVLGLAIRDEHSANGARPRQVWVLGSVQLIEDPNFAGPEGRLAHLGIMVDDYEGVLARAAAWGAKAQPAGPNWLELPGGLNVEILQASVGAVEAVLAINPRA; encoded by the coding sequence ATGTCGTTGCCCCGCGCTTATGTCGAGCACGTCGCGATCCGCGTGCGGGACGTTGATCACCACGTCGCGTTTTTTCGTGAGGTGCTTGGTCTTGCCATTCGCGACGAGCACTCCGCCAATGGTGCACGCCCTCGCCAGGTCTGGGTGCTCGGAAGCGTGCAACTCATTGAGGATCCGAATTTTGCGGGACCGGAAGGGCGTCTCGCCCATCTCGGCATCATGGTCGACGATTACGAAGGTGTGCTCGCCCGCGCCGCGGCCTGGGGCGCCAAGGCACAGCCTGCCGGGCCGAACTGGCTCGAGCTGCCGGGCGGACTCAACGTCGAAATCTTGCAAGCCAGTGTAGGTGCCGTGGAAGCGGTCCTGGCGATCAATCCCCGTGCCTAG
- a CDS encoding LysR family transcriptional regulator → MKHRDLSETNLLEPRLLRLFDALFSTGSVTRAAEKLGQSQPTISIWLARLRMELDDPLFIRSTEGMLPTPRAEALIGTARQALDMLRRLAELRPEFDPATAKRRFIICMTDASHITLLPAILGHVRRVSPGIRIEAAQIGGDTPRMLQSGEADLALGYISDLDAGHFQQVLFPQDWVCLANANHARIRDRITAKDFRREAHVLIRPGTGHLLLGDALREQRMVLDVALELPGFLGLPAIVGTTDLIATLPRHIGETLAHYYGLRVLDCPLAIAGFTVKQYWHARFHHDPANQWLRDVCGELFQQQEVRGLHRSGRTKKRRPRDSPL, encoded by the coding sequence ATGAAGCACCGGGACCTCTCCGAGACGAACCTGCTGGAGCCGCGCCTGCTCCGGCTGTTTGACGCACTGTTTTCAACGGGTAGTGTCACCAGGGCAGCCGAGAAACTCGGTCAAAGCCAGCCGACCATTTCGATCTGGCTGGCGCGTCTGCGAATGGAACTGGATGATCCGCTCTTCATCCGGTCGACAGAGGGAATGCTGCCCACTCCACGTGCCGAGGCTCTCATCGGCACGGCTAGACAGGCCTTGGACATGCTGCGGCGTCTCGCGGAGCTCCGTCCTGAGTTTGATCCGGCCACTGCAAAGCGCCGCTTCATCATCTGCATGACGGATGCGAGCCATATCACGCTCCTTCCGGCCATCCTCGGCCACGTTCGTCGTGTTTCTCCGGGCATCCGCATCGAAGCGGCGCAGATCGGCGGCGATACCCCACGGATGCTGCAGTCTGGCGAGGCCGATCTGGCGCTCGGCTACATCTCGGATCTCGATGCCGGGCACTTCCAACAGGTGCTCTTTCCGCAGGATTGGGTCTGCTTGGCGAACGCAAACCATGCCCGGATCCGCGACCGCATCACCGCAAAGGATTTCAGGCGTGAGGCCCACGTCCTCATTCGCCCCGGCACCGGACATCTCTTGCTCGGGGACGCGCTACGGGAGCAGCGCATGGTCCTTGACGTTGCGCTCGAGCTACCGGGCTTCTTGGGGTTACCCGCAATTGTGGGGACGACTGACCTGATCGCCACCCTTCCAAGACACATCGGCGAAACGCTGGCGCACTATTACGGACTACGCGTGCTCGACTGCCCGCTGGCGATCGCCGGCTTTACGGTGAAGCAATATTGGCACGCCCGCTTCCATCACGACCCGGCAAACCAATGGTTGCGTGACGTCTGCGGCGAACTCTTTCAACAGCAGGAAGTGCGGGGTCTACATCGTTCCGGTCGGACAAAAAAGCGAAGGCCTCGCGATTCTCCCTTGTAG
- a CDS encoding CaiB/BaiF CoA transferase family protein, whose amino-acid sequence MTAQDLPLKGIRVIDYSHFLAGPFMGRCLAAMGAEVIKVERPKAGDAGRAHGYFKDGQSGYFLQQNMGKQGLCIDLRDKRGLDMMMKLVDTADVFIENYRPGALERLGLGYKTLSARNPRLVYCSVSAYGHTGPYADRPGFGLIAEAMSGALAQLGTPGEAPPLLRMPLADMYTGIHGVAAINAALVGRASSGRGQHIDLALYDCMVSMHDYAVQRYFLSGGTDLPKQTGSGQPDSTVYGVFPARDGNLVIAAQVDDAWRRLAMLIGGDTLASDERFAKPAARNAHYAEAMEIVRNWTLSQPSRDACLAALDKASVPSAPVQTIEEVVRDPQIQARGMLVEQEHPVLGKVTLPNLPFRFSDCDTTVRTPAPLLGQDNRRIAESLGLSANLVEAMVRDGVLYNEAAVQE is encoded by the coding sequence ATGACCGCGCAAGATCTGCCGCTCAAAGGCATTCGCGTCATCGACTACAGCCATTTCCTGGCAGGCCCGTTCATGGGCCGCTGCCTCGCCGCGATGGGCGCTGAAGTCATCAAGGTGGAGCGTCCGAAGGCAGGTGATGCGGGCCGCGCCCATGGCTATTTCAAGGACGGCCAGTCCGGCTACTTCCTGCAGCAGAACATGGGCAAGCAGGGCCTGTGTATCGATCTGCGCGACAAACGGGGCCTCGACATGATGATGAAGCTGGTCGATACGGCCGATGTCTTCATCGAAAACTATCGCCCCGGCGCGCTCGAACGCCTCGGGCTCGGTTACAAGACGCTGTCGGCGCGGAATCCAAGGCTGGTCTACTGCTCGGTCTCCGCCTATGGCCACACCGGCCCCTATGCCGACCGCCCCGGCTTCGGCCTGATCGCAGAGGCGATGTCGGGCGCGCTGGCGCAATTGGGTACCCCCGGCGAAGCCCCGCCGCTGCTTCGTATGCCGTTGGCAGACATGTACACCGGCATTCATGGTGTGGCTGCCATCAATGCAGCGCTGGTCGGCCGCGCGTCGTCCGGGCGTGGCCAGCATATCGATCTGGCGCTGTACGACTGCATGGTCTCGATGCACGATTATGCGGTTCAGCGCTACTTTCTTTCCGGCGGTACGGACCTGCCGAAGCAGACCGGCAGCGGACAACCGGACTCGACTGTCTACGGCGTTTTTCCGGCCAGGGACGGTAATCTTGTCATCGCCGCCCAAGTCGATGATGCATGGCGGCGATTGGCGATGCTGATCGGAGGGGACACGCTGGCATCCGACGAGCGCTTCGCCAAACCCGCCGCGCGGAACGCCCATTATGCCGAAGCGATGGAGATTGTGCGAAACTGGACGCTGTCGCAGCCGTCTCGGGATGCTTGTCTTGCAGCACTCGATAAAGCCAGTGTGCCGTCCGCTCCTGTGCAGACCATCGAAGAGGTCGTGAGGGATCCGCAGATCCAGGCGCGCGGCATGCTGGTCGAGCAGGAGCATCCGGTGCTCGGCAAGGTGACGTTGCCGAACCTGCCTTTCCGTTTCTCCGACTGCGACACCACGGTACGGACTCCGGCACCACTGCTTGGCCAGGACAATCGCCGCATTGCAGAGTCGCTGGGACTGTCGGCCAATCTCGTTGAGGCGATGGTGCGCGACGGTGTCCTCTACAACGAAGCTGCCGTGCAGGAGTAA
- a CDS encoding MoaF-related domain-containing protein — translation MSIDGFLIGQGIDVTHPEFRVSPRLQSRTQLSFEIMEGPFSHAETFAIEVAPLRADLFAVSWAEDSGGTVTDVQDYDRGLGPSLITLPAGGLP, via the coding sequence ATGTCGATTGATGGCTTCCTCATCGGACAGGGGATCGACGTCACTCACCCAGAGTTTCGGGTGAGCCCCCGGCTTCAATCGCGGACCCAACTTTCGTTCGAGATCATGGAGGGTCCCTTCTCCCACGCCGAGACGTTCGCGATAGAAGTTGCTCCCCTTCGAGCAGACCTCTTCGCGGTGAGCTGGGCGGAAGACAGTGGCGGCACGGTCACGGACGTTCAGGATTACGATCGCGGACTGGGCCCCTCGCTCATCACGCTTCCTGCCGGGGGACTTCCTTAG